AATTGTATTTCCTTGACTAACTTATTTAATATAAGCATAATTCAATGATGAGTTCCAAATTGATTAAAACTCGATCTACATTTATGACAACCTAATTAACTTTGCTAATATCCATATCGACTGAATGAGATTATCTTCAACATAGAGCAATCATAAACATATTTGGTATGTAGAACGCTAAGAACACTCAACAAATTGAAAAAGCATGTGTCACAATGATAAAAACCAAATATTATTTACCTGTGCTTGCGCTTCCCGGTTAGCAACATTAGGGTTTTGAGATGTGTAGCAACAATGTTGGTACCGCTCTAACGTTTTACTTGTTCTACAAAGAAATCAAGATGTGATCAATAAAAAATGTTAAGGAAAACAATGAatgtttaaataaaataataaattgcaGTTGTGATAAgaaataagttaaaaataaaaaactatgtAGATGCACTGACTGCATTAGAGAATTTAAGCAATGACTATATGGTAATTtgtttctcttcaaaattaattatattattggataatattttaaaatttaagataaaatattgATAATTATTAGGAATATACTAGTTTATTGGATCACAATACTAACTCGAATGGATTAACAAGTTTCAATTGAATAACAATTATACAGTGCAATCAAATATTTTTCTACAGGGTATTTTCATGTCAGATAAGAAAAGTAAagtcaaagagaaaaaaaatactaatgtcttattcttttaatagttttttttttcaaaatatttagaaaaattcaTGATAATTAATGAgtatttctgattttttttaaaatgcgaATAGTTATAATAAAAGAGTTATTCATGAAAAATTGGAACAATAATAATTAGGAAATATTATCTTTCATGATTTGATGCGGCAAGTAGATCCACTATATATAAGTCACTTAATATCTAAGATTCAATTAAATGAATGATACGGTACAATAATTCTTCAAAAAACAAATTAACTGAATAATTTAAAGATAATTTATACCAGCTGATTAGCTTAAACTAGGCACAACACTAGTGTTTGATATGTCTAGATTTGTCTTGAGTTAGATATAAATATTTGCATGTTTAATAGCAAACCAAATTAAGAAGAGGAATCATAATTAATCTTTGTCAGAACACTAATCAACTAAAGCcaatgaaaattttaaactaaTGACTTTATATTAATAGTACTATAGTAGAGACAACATAAATTTTTCAAGCCGTATTAGTTTCAACTGTTTGGGATTAACTACAAGAATCATTTTTTTTGTTCAACTCTATATATACAAAACATCCAACCAGTTTGACATATCTCAGGTTGGATTGTTTATCAAAGTTTGACATATCTCAGGTTGTATTGAACATCTCAAAATCTTAAGATGCATCACATAGATTGATAAATTTATTTCACAAACTAGATCTCAAAAGGAATCTCATGATTTTTACCAGCTGAGGTATCTTATGATATAGCAGATGATCTAAATAAAAATAGCAGAAACAAGACACAAGTATATATAGAGAGCTAGATAGCAGAAACAAGATAGAAAAACAAGATCCAAAAGATAAAAAGAGAGAGAAGCCTAAGATCCAGAGAAGGCATGCATGCGTCGTTCCAACCGAAAAGACAAATCAATCAGTAGAAACAAAGCTCATAACAACTTAAATTAACGGGTCAGGAGCTGATACACCAAAATAGAAACCACGAGTTCTTatttctctttcttctcctttgcAAACTCATCTCTCTCTTGAAAGATGCATACTTATGTGTTGTATGTTGAAGATCCGTGATCTTGTTGCCGTAAATGATCagaaaaactaagtttttaaGAGAGATCCAGACCTAAAAGCCAAAGGAGAGCAAGAATTAAACACCACTACTCAAGCAGCAAAAGGTAGGCTGCACTTTCTCCCCGCCCTCCCAGTTCTTAGCATGAAAGAGGAAAGAATTAGACGAACGAGGCCTTTAAAATGAGAGAGAGTAGATAAAAAAACGATCTTGATGAGAAATAAAAGGAGTATGAGGAAACGGAGCAGAGAGCAGTTGTGGTGTCACACCCAACGCTGCCGAACTCGTAGAGCTTGCCGCGGCTGGAGAAGACGATGAGTGCGACCTCGGCGTCGCAGAGGACGGAGAGCTCGTATGCCTTCTTGAGCAAGCCGTTGCGGCGCTTGGAGAAGGTGACTTGCCTGTTGATCTTGTTCTCGATCCTCTTGAGCTCCACTCTTCCCCTCCCCATCTTTCCTCTGAGAGTGCTAGAGAGAGAGAGGCAGAGAGAGGCAGAGAGAAGAATGTAATAATGAATGAAGAGTGGTAGAGAATATTGGAGGAGGGTGAGAGAGAGGTCACAAGAACTAGTAACTAGTACTGCTGCCACTGTTCCCCATTTCCATCAATGAATATTTCTTCCTGTTTTCCAAACTCACCTTGATTAATCACAACAGCATCACACTTCACTCTTGTAGTCGAGGCATCGGCATTCGGCCCCCTTCTGAGATTACTAGGTTGAGGTCAGAGGAGGCGTCATGGCGCAGTACACAAATCAACATCTCCATCAATCACCAAAAGTTACTACTCCCCACATTTAATTAAATCAAGCAGTACCACAAGCAGTTCACAGCATTATCGACATTTTATCCATCACGCACCTCAAATCCCCTTATCACTTTAATTATCTCTCCCTGCGTTACGTACGCGAATGTCTCTAACCTCGAAGGAGGATCGCTTTTGAGCAATCCTTGTGGGGAGTGCCTTTCCCTTCGCTTGTATCGATTTTagcaaaaagaaattaaaattattgtcGTACCTGAGAAGGAAGAGGGCCGATTGGGCAAGGGCCGACTCCAAGCTAAGCTAAGGCCCCATTAATTCCCTGGCAAGCAAGCGGCTAGATTTCCATAGACACTGGCAAAGTAGCATATTTGTAGcaactttctctctcatcttcgcCATGGAAACTACCCTTCCTTGTTCATTTAATCATTTTCCTAGTGCCGAGCTCATGCTCCTCTTCCATTTCCTTGTCGTATCAGATTTATAGCTGCAGCCCTCACTGGACCACTCTAGGCGACGACATCTCTCCGCATCCTGAAGCAGGTCGATCGATCACCAGACGTTTGACGTAATGCTTGCAAGAATATATAATTCCGGCTGGAAAAATTGAAACTTTGGAGAATATTGCGGCACTGCGACGAATTCCTTGCGGAGTAGCAATTGCAGCGAGAGCTAACGAAACAATTTTTGAGGAGATTTTGCGATGCGGCGATCGAGATTGAGGAAGGTAGGCATCAGACTAGCGTTTTTGCAGGGGAGAAGTTGATGAatctaaatagaaaattaaagctATTTTTGATTTAGGATTTGGTTTGTATTGGGCTAGCCCATTTACAGCCCATATTCACATTTAAATTATTCAGCCCAATATAAACAAATATGTAATTTATTTAAAAGCACTCCTGATCTCTTAATCAAAGAAGTAGTAGCATCAAAAATGAGGGATACAATTGTGATTTTATGATTCTAacagatattttttaaaagaagatAATTTCTGGGTTTGAAATGAAAAATTGCGTAGCTTAAATTTGAAGTAGCAATGCTTGGTCGAGTCAATTTCAAGGGACCTCTTGTTCGTGtcctttgttattattttttttatcgctCGTGTTCAGCATGGAGGGAGAAGTTTCACCTACTAttgaaacttttcttttctttttttatgttttcaattgCATAAATAGATCTTGAGCAGTCCTATTCATTATCATATTGATATTGTTGGAGCAACcacataaataattttatttaaaataagattTTGTCCTGAGATTATGATGTCACGGTAGGACATTCAAGTTATTATCCAGATATTTACGATTCGAATCTTAACTATAATGTATTtgtataaatttttcctttaaaTGGAAGACGTAATtaaaggatgttggacttctgGGCTGACCGCCACGTGTGCTTTTCGATTTACCCTCCTGACTAATGGAAAATTTTTGTAGAATCGAATCGATCATCCTAAAAATAATAGACTAattgagattatcattttttttatttaaaacaagATTAATGTTTAGTTCTATGAGTCCTTATGTATGAGTCATTATGTATGTTAGTCTAATATTCACaaggtcaaatttaaatgaacaattaagtTTATAATATTTATGCTCAAATTTAAAAACCTAAAATCTTCAAACTCGAAATTACAAGCGTCATAACGTTTACACGAATCAACCAatttgaaccaaactcaagtttaaaaaaaaatccaaatttgtCCAACAATTTAATAGCTGGATTAGTTTTAGATTTAGCTTCGCTTGTCTTTAACAGTGAATTTTAAATAGTACCAGCTTAATTTCCTTAGCTAGTAAATTATACTCATTTATATTGCACAAACAACAAAAATTAAAAGGTTAGCCTTTCAGATTAATTTGACATTCAAGGTTTGAATCTTAATTGTGATATATTGTAGATATTTTTCCCCAAGTAGaacgataaatttaaaaatattagggCGCGTTTGATTTGtacatttttcatttttattttttgaaaaaatacgtgtttctgaaaaatgatgtttgatttgtattttttatgtctattttctaaaaaaaatagatagtattttttttggaaaaataaaaatgCATAAATCAAATGTACTCTTAGGACCTCCACAAGTGTTCCTGATTTATCCTGGTGAtagatagaaaatttttatagaacTAGACCAGTCACCTCTAAATTTAATCTGTTCGAAGTACCGGATACTTGAATTATAAAAAATAGGGTTGGAATAAAAAATAGGATTGGAATCTCCCTATGCTATTTCATCAAAAatcttcaattttaaaactttcatgaccttataatttttcaaaaataaaaaataattgaataCACACatgtacttttttttttcataggAAGGGAAttagtaaatattttaaatttcttactAGATTGGCAGATTTGACGAACTTGGTTAAAAAAACATTGATGGATTAatttgattataaaaataatttttttttgataagttAATCAGAATTTGTTGAAGTTAGTAAAGAGTTGGAATGACCTAATCGATTGGACTGGtcttaaattctattttttttttctctttttagtTGCTGTTTccaattctataaattataatctcttgatattttatgtttttcgggcataataaaatctattccaagattcTTCGTGATCCACAAGAGAGTGAATTCCACTATGCGACGCACCATTATTCATGTTCTCCTACCTGTTATCAACCGCCCGCTGTCCGCATCAGATCATGACACATGGATTCAGTTGTCTCTGGTGGCACCGGACGTCCACTTGGCGCGATCCTGGGGATTTCTCAGAATTCTACGCGCTCAAATTGCTGTAGCCTGTGCGTGACACACAGGAAAAAACCCCGCCGACGGGCCCGCGGATTCGTCAACGGTCGGCGCCGAACCCGCTGGGATTACACTTTCCCGTCTCACACGTGGCGCGACCCAAGCGAATTACATTCGGCGATCCCTGCCACGTCGACCGCCGTGAGTTTGATTAACTCGGTCCGGTTCGTATCGCCGCCCGCGACTCGGGGAACTCGGTCCGTGGCCCGGCGAGTGGCTGGTTGTTAACTCACCGGGTCGCGGGCGAGGCGGTAGACGACGGGAGGAACAGCTAAGCGCACACGAAGTGTTCGATGGCGTGCGGCTTAAGGATGGAAGACGTAGACGAGGAACCGAGGAAAGCAGCCTCCATTCCAATTAGGCGCCGCGCCGAGAAGAGGAAACGGGGCATCTGCTCCGCGTGTGGACAACACTTGGCCAACGTCGCCTCATCCTCCTTCTCTCTTACACACACACATTAATTAATTAGTAATTGGTGAATAAATCGGGCATGAAAACAGCGTACTTCTCTTCGATTTTTATAGTTGTTGATATAATAAAAATGTGGGAGGGAGTTACGGAGATTACTCTGTTTCAGGGGTGGGAAAAAGAAGGCTGTCATCTTGATATGAGTCGCTCTTTTTAGATTTCTTTAGCCTTTCGTCCTCTTCTTCGTCCTCCTCTCCGGAGAGGGAAACATGGCGAGTACAGGTTTTCCCGGGCGTGAGTTCGGCTTTGGCGTGCCGGAGGCAGGCGGCGGCGGTTTGCTGAAGCGGCCGCTCTCGGAGATGGAGAGGCTACAGCTGCAGCAGCAGATGCAGCAGGCGATGTTCCTTCGCTCGGTGAAACAAAGGACGCTTCTTGCATCCTCGGTTCCTCCGCATCTTTCGACGCCTCCGCCTCAAGATCTCTTTTTAGGCGAGTCTTCCTCTCTGACTTCCTTGAATTTGACGGCGGCAGGTCCGTTTCGCCGCCAGGAGGCGCCGTTCTCTGCACCGGCTGCGGAGATCGGTCCCTCAACCGCGCTGCGGGACGGGCTTCAGGAGCTGGAGCGGAGGCTTCTGTtggacgaggaggaggaggacgcgGTGAGTGCTTCTGGGTCCGCCGTGACGACCGCCGAGTGGAGCGAGGCGATGCAGCAGCTTATTGCCGCGCCGGCACCTGTGCCGGCCCTATCAGGGGCAAATCAGCTCTCTCCATCTCCGACTAACTCTTCCTCCTCCACCGTATCATCCTCTGCTTCCAGCTCGCCTCCCGCATCGCTGGTCGCTGCGATCCCTTCTGGGGCTTCTTTGCGGCAGATGCTCCTTGACACTGCGAACGCCGTGGCCGACGGTAACTCCGACATGGCCAACCGGAATCTCTCTGTCCTGAAGGGCGCTGCGAACTACAGAGGTGACCCGGAGCAGCGGCTGACGGCGATGATGGTTGCCGTGCTGTTTGTCCGCTTGAAGCCGCCGCCTCCTGCCGGTTCTTTTCCCACTGTCGCTGAAGTTTGTGGCTCGGACCACTTGGCGGCTTCGCAGATGCTCTACGAGGCCTCCCCTTGCTTCAAGCTAGGCCTCATGGCTGCCAATTTGGCGATTCTGGAGGCCACCAAGGACCTACCCAAGATCCACATCCTCGATTTCGAGGTTGGTCATGGAGGTCAGTACGTTGCCCTCATCCACGCCCTCGTCGATCGCCATCGCCTCCGGCCTGCAGGCCGTCCTCCATCTCTCCGCATCACCGCCGTCGCCGATCCCGCCTCCCCTTTCACCAACAACCACCCCGGCGGAACTCTAAGAACCGTCGGCGACCGCATCGAGAAGCTAGGGGAGCGGCATGGCCTCTCCGTCCGCTTCGACGCCGTCCACCACCGCGCGGCGGAGCTCGACGCCGCCGCGCTCGGGTGCGAGGCGGGGGAAGCCCTCGCGGTCAACCTTGCCTTCTCCCTCGCACGGATCCCCGACGAGAGCGTCTCCCCGACGAACCCTCGCGACGAGCTCCTCCGCCGCCTGCGCGCCCTCGGCCCGCGCGTCGTCGCGCTCGTGGAGCAGGAGATCAACACCAACAGCGCCTCCTTCGCGGGCCGCTTCGCTGCCGCGTGCTCGCACTACGGCGCACTACTCGAGTCGCTGGACGCCACCTCCGCCCGCGACAGCGGCGATCGGGGCCGCATCGAGGGCTGGCTGGCGCGGCGCGTGGTGAATTCGGTGGCGAGGGAGGGCGCCGACCGGGTCGAGCGCTGCGAGGTCTTCGGCAAGTGGCGTGCCCGGATGGGCATGGCAGGCTTCAACCCGGTCCAACTCCGGCCGGCTCTGGTCGAATCCGTCAAAAATCGGCTCGAATCAATGCGGCCCAATCTCAGTTTCTCCATCGCGGAGGAGGCGAACCGAATCGAGTTCGCATGGAAGGGACAGATTCTCACGGTAGCATCCACGTGGCACTAAGCCGGTAGAGTCAATTAATTACGTGATTAATAGGTCCGGTCGGATGTGCGCCGAACCGAACCCCGATGTTTAATATGAACCATAATTATTCCTCCAATCTATCAGTAACTCTCCTTTGTATGGGATATTAATTAAGAGTAAGCTAAGCTATTTATGACGTCATATTTATACGTGTTGCATTGCTTTGGCAAAAGTGACGTGGGTGCTTTTTCTATTGCTCCGTTCACTTGTTCTGGTCACCCTCTGTTTTTGCGTTTTAGTATATAAAAATTAGTCATTAATCCGATTTTAAAAACTTACTTAATCTTTTCTCTCAAGACTCAAGTCCTAACTAACAACAGAAGGAAAGACTTGGAATGGTGTAGAATCCTCACCTACCGATCGAGGATGATAAATTATTAGGAATTTTACTAGTTTTAAATATTGCCAAGTCGGAAttgaattttgattaatttgTATCCAGCCAAAAACGAAGGCCGCAGGGTACAGTTTGGCACGCAGAATAACGTCCGTTCTTAGTGCGGACCTTATCGAGGTCGCATAACTTTAAGTTTGCGGCTGTTCAGTAAATGATACAACAACGTTTTGACGGACCAATAATCTAATTAAAATAactatttaaatataaattaaaacatattataaaatcTGCTTCGAAATTTATCGACACGTTAACCCGTCTACGTGCCACCAACGTGGATGTCACATCATCAGTTAAATAGTTAGTCCGCCAACGGTCACATCATGCGCCCAACTTCGACGACGGCGGTTGCTGTTGCTCTGGACCCGGTTTTGCAACCAAAAAAAAAACCAAGCCGAACCGATTcccaacaacaaaaaaaaacccCGTTTTATTCGCCGAGCGAGTCTCTCTTCCAGCGGGTCTCCGATGGCGATTGGGCGGCCTGTCGTCTCCACCATCACCGCAGCACCACCGACGGCTGCTCCTCTTCGACCCGGCCGCTGTCATGCCAATTCATTGGCTCGATCTCAACATCATTAATTTATTGCCTCTTCCTTCACACATCTGGCGCCATGGCGCCCGTACGTCTGATTCGTCACAGTGCTGGAAATTAAACCTAGGTCAAGCTGCCTTAATCAGGAATCATGCCAAGGGCATAGAAACAACGTCGGGGGTCCATTCAGATACGAAAGGGGGTGAAGATCTGGTCCCGGGCGTTAAATTTCCCGAGTTCGAACTTCGAAGACTAGTGGAATGAGACTGAGCGAGCTCGTCGCATCTTTCCCTATACGACGGGCCCATGAGAAGGGCGGAGGAGCTTTGCGAGCAGCAGTGGCGGTCCCGGCCGGACAGTAAGATTCTACTTACAAATGTTAATATctgattttatttgtttttagAAAGTGAAATTAATTCAAGAGACAACAACATTGGACAGGGCGAGGGAGGTGTATCGAGGTAtattagagagagagagagagagagagagagagagatagctAGCCAATGTGCCAGCAGCAAAGGAGAAGCAATATTGGAAAGATAGATCTTGTCTTTGCGAATCATGTTATTCTATTGATAGTGGTGGGTGCGTTGTGGTAGCTAGTGTCTCTTTGTTTATCTAGGAGTATCGATTGATAACTGTCGAATGAATCCGGTAAAATAGATAGTTTATTGTTTTTGTTGGATTGTTAGGTTTGCCATTTGATCCATCATTTTTTTTACAATATCATCGATAGAATAATATGTTatgcatcatatgaacttaattgATTGCAGGGTTAGAATTTACAGGAGAGACCAACACGTGAAAAGAGTACCTTTCTTTGCTTTCTTCGATTAGAAAATACAAAGTGATAGTGTTTAAAAGGTACATGGGCTCAATGAGATAATGGCTACTATAATTCAGCTCATGACAGTGTcaggatttgaatttttttttttaatatatggaTTGGAAGTTACTGAATGTGAATAACTCAGTGGAATTTGGATATTATATTATTTAGTAGGACGCATGGGCTGCCATTTTTTGATTCTGGGTTTTATGCACTCGTAAACAAATTGTCCTATAGATCATCATCTGCTTCTGTTTTTTTTGGAAATGTTGGAGTCACTCTGTTTCATTATTAGCCTAAAACATTTTTCTGCACcttctgaaaaaaaaaagataagctCAATCAGATTTTGTCCTGTCTCACCAAAATCTGTTAATTAAATTTCTCTTCTTACTATTTTCCTTTCTTAAAATTAAGCTAGCTTACTCAGTGATTCACTGAAGGGAGCCagaaaaacaaaagagaactatTCAAGTTGATACATTTATCTCTTGCGAAATTTGGTTCATGGTAGTTCAGTTTCAGACAAGGTTGATAAATCTTAAGAGTGCCTGACAAATTAATCTTGGAAAATGGCTTTGAATGGCTGATCCGATCGAAGAGTAAGGTACGCATAATGCACGATCTATTATTCATACGATATTTTCTAGCATTCATTGCGGTGCTATTTGGATTGTGGATAGTTGATTAAAAAGTATTTCATGGTCTTTTGCCTCTTCTCTTCTTATGTATATTGAAACTGAACTGCAAGTTGGTCATAATCAATGGCAGTATCCTGTGTGAGAGATTGAGAAGTATCTTTAGTGGTCTCCTGTAAACTTTTATACTTGTTACAAATATGTCGAATTTAGAAGAGGTCGTCAAGAGAAACTGAACATGCTCGACAATTGTTTAAACTTGCAATTATTCATCCTTCACTGGACATGCCAAAGCTACTCTGGTGGGTATTTAATCTGAACTATTCCTTCTTGGTCTAGTAGATAACTGATGCTCT
This region of Zingiber officinale cultivar Zhangliang chromosome 9A, Zo_v1.1, whole genome shotgun sequence genomic DNA includes:
- the LOC122020111 gene encoding scarecrow-like protein 8, whose product is MASTGFPGREFGFGVPEAGGGGLLKRPLSEMERLQLQQQMQQAMFLRSVKQRTLLASSVPPHLSTPPPQDLFLGESSSLTSLNLTAAGPFRRQEAPFSAPAAEIGPSTALRDGLQELERRLLLDEEEEDAVSASGSAVTTAEWSEAMQQLIAAPAPVPALSGANQLSPSPTNSSSSTVSSSASSSPPASLVAAIPSGASLRQMLLDTANAVADGNSDMANRNLSVLKGAANYRGDPEQRLTAMMVAVLFVRLKPPPPAGSFPTVAEVCGSDHLAASQMLYEASPCFKLGLMAANLAILEATKDLPKIHILDFEVGHGGQYVALIHALVDRHRLRPAGRPPSLRITAVADPASPFTNNHPGGTLRTVGDRIEKLGERHGLSVRFDAVHHRAAELDAAALGCEAGEALAVNLAFSLARIPDESVSPTNPRDELLRRLRALGPRVVALVEQEINTNSASFAGRFAAACSHYGALLESLDATSARDSGDRGRIEGWLARRVVNSVAREGADRVERCEVFGKWRARMGMAGFNPVQLRPALVESVKNRLESMRPNLSFSIAEEANRIEFAWKGQILTVASTWH